Proteins found in one bacterium genomic segment:
- the rpsS gene encoding 30S ribosomal protein S19, which produces MSRSIKKGPFIDEKLQEKIEAMNKSNQKKVVKTWARACTISPDFVGHTFAVHNGKQFIPVYVSENMVGHKLGEFAPTRLFRGHSGSKAAAAGTTTAPAAPKK; this is translated from the coding sequence AAAAAGGCCCGTTTATCGATGAAAAGCTTCAGGAAAAAATTGAAGCGATGAACAAAAGCAATCAGAAAAAAGTCGTCAAAACTTGGGCTCGTGCATGCACGATTTCGCCGGATTTTGTAGGACACACGTTTGCTGTTCACAATGGAAAACAATTCATCCCCGTGTATGTGTCTGAAAACATGGTGGGCCATAAATTGGGTGAATTTGCACCAACACGTTTATTTCGCGGTCATTCGGGAAGTAAAGCCGCCGCGGCAGGTACAACCACTGCACCTGCAGCACCAAAGAAATAA
- the rplV gene encoding 50S ribosomal protein L22: MEHKALSRFLRISPRKMRRVAELVRGKGTEEALNILHFTRKNAAEHIEKAIRSAVANAQFINPGTHADRLFVKEIFVDGGPMLKRGRAGSMGRRSMIRKRTSHLTVVVAERA, encoded by the coding sequence ATGGAACATAAAGCTTTATCACGATTTTTAAGAATTTCTCCCCGCAAAATGCGTCGTGTTGCGGAATTAGTTCGCGGAAAAGGCACAGAAGAGGCTTTAAATATTCTGCATTTTACGCGCAAGAATGCGGCTGAACACATTGAAAAAGCGATTCGTTCTGCAGTAGCGAATGCTCAATTTATCAATCCCGGCACTCATGCAGACCGTTTGTTTGTCAAAGAAATTTTTGTCGATGGCGGCCCGATGCTGAAGCGGGGCCGTGCGGGATCGATGGGTCGTCGTTCAATGATTCGTAAACGTACGAGTCACTTGACCGTCGTGGTTGCAGAGCGAGCATAA
- the rpsC gene encoding 30S ribosomal protein S3, producing MGQKTHPIGLRLGVIRTWNSSWFDEKHFADKLHEDLKLREYLRNRLPKDARVTKIAIERLKKEAEVITITVHTARPGIVIGRKGKDVDQLREELKKITGKDVRINISEIKSPEIDATLVANDIARQMEGKIPYKRAMKNAVRAAMRMGAEGIRIAVSGRLGGAEMARADRYNEGRVPLHTLRADIDFAKGTARTTYGQIGVKVWICKGEVLNPFEAK from the coding sequence TTGGGACAGAAAACGCATCCGATAGGCTTACGATTAGGCGTCATTAGAACCTGGAATTCCAGTTGGTTCGATGAAAAACATTTTGCAGATAAACTGCATGAGGACCTTAAACTGCGCGAGTATTTGCGCAATCGTCTTCCAAAAGATGCCCGTGTGACCAAAATTGCCATTGAGCGTTTGAAAAAAGAAGCGGAAGTCATTACCATCACGGTTCATACTGCTCGCCCCGGGATCGTCATCGGCCGCAAAGGGAAAGACGTCGATCAATTACGTGAAGAATTGAAAAAAATTACCGGTAAAGACGTCCGTATCAACATTTCGGAAATCAAATCGCCGGAAATTGATGCGACGTTAGTGGCCAATGATATCGCACGCCAAATGGAAGGCAAAATTCCTTACAAACGTGCGATGAAAAATGCCGTTCGTGCGGCGATGCGTATGGGTGCTGAAGGAATTCGTATTGCAGTTTCAGGCCGCCTTGGCGGCGCTGAAATGGCACGTGCCGATCGCTACAATGAAGGCCGCGTGCCGTTGCATACACTGCGTGCGGATATTGATTTTGCAAAAGGTACGGCGCGTACGACTTATGGTCAAATTGGCGTCAAAGTATGGATTTGCAAAGGCGAAGTATTGAATCCGTTTGAAGCGAAATAA
- the rplP gene encoding 50S ribosomal protein L16 — MLMPKKVKHRKHHRGKMRGKATRGNEVNFGSYGLKAMECGWITARQIEAARIAMTRYIKRGGKIWIRIFPDKPVTKKPLEVRMGSGKGAPEFWVAVIKPGRVMFEIDGVTEDLAKEAFRLAAFKLPIRSKFVERGEIRA; from the coding sequence ATGTTAATGCCGAAAAAAGTCAAACACAGAAAGCATCACCGCGGAAAAATGCGTGGAAAGGCTACTCGCGGTAACGAAGTCAATTTCGGATCGTATGGTTTGAAAGCTATGGAATGCGGCTGGATAACGGCACGTCAGATTGAAGCGGCACGTATTGCGATGACGCGTTACATCAAGCGCGGCGGTAAAATCTGGATCCGCATATTTCCTGACAAGCCGGTTACAAAAAAACCGCTCGAAGTACGTATGGGTTCTGGTAAAGGCGCTCCTGAGTTTTGGGTAGCCGTTATTAAGCCCGGACGTGTCATGTTTGAAATCGACGGTGTAACGGAGGATTTAGCCAAAGAAGCGTTCCGTTTGGCTGCATTTAAGTTGCCGATTCGTTCAAAGTTTGTCGAACGCGGCGAAATTCGCGCATAA
- the rpmC gene encoding 50S ribosomal protein L29: MKAHEVRGLPVEEMKGMLVDAENNLFDLRFQHGVGQLENKLALKEKRKEIALLKTMIREEEVKTAMIKAKDILNALSSQYQISEVADVIKGEKIHADKAKLRQALTVLYAHPRRKDFVKEYQTLKNILVR; this comes from the coding sequence ATGAAAGCACATGAAGTACGCGGGTTACCGGTTGAAGAAATGAAGGGCATGCTGGTCGATGCGGAAAATAATCTTTTCGACCTGCGGTTTCAGCATGGCGTCGGACAATTAGAAAATAAATTAGCGCTTAAAGAAAAACGCAAAGAAATTGCGTTACTTAAAACGATGATCCGCGAAGAAGAAGTCAAAACTGCCATGATCAAAGCCAAAGACATTTTGAATGCCTTGAGCAGCCAGTACCAGATTTCTGAAGTCGCTGATGTTATCAAGGGTGAAAAAATCCACGCGGATAAAGCAAAATTGCGTCAGGCACTGACGGTATTGTATGCACATCCTCGGCGTAAAGATTTTGTTAAAGAGTATCAAACTTTAAAAAATATTTTAGTGCGATAA
- the rpsQ gene encoding 30S ribosomal protein S17: MSNQTEKNTETRNRRKVRTGTVVSNKMQKSILVAIERKVEHPIYKKYVKKTTKLMAHDEKQEAKIGDIVKIMETRPLSKLKRWRLIEIIKKAV; the protein is encoded by the coding sequence ATGTCGAATCAGACCGAAAAAAATACTGAAACACGCAATCGCCGTAAAGTTCGTACCGGCACTGTTGTTAGCAACAAAATGCAAAAGAGCATTCTGGTAGCGATCGAGCGGAAAGTTGAACACCCGATTTACAAAAAGTACGTCAAGAAAACGACCAAGTTGATGGCGCATGATGAAAAGCAAGAAGCTAAAATCGGCGATATCGTTAAGATCATGGAAACACGTCCTTTGAGCAAACTCAAAAGATGGCGCCTGATTGAAATTATCAAAAAAGCCGTTTAA
- the rplN gene encoding 50S ribosomal protein L14, which yields MIQEYTRLTVADNSGAKKVMCIRVLGGTSKRYAHLGDEIIVSVKDAIPGGGVKKGDVARAVVVRLRKETRRKDGSYIRFDENAAVLINKDKEPTGTRIFGPVARELREKQFMKIVSLAPEVL from the coding sequence ATGATTCAAGAATATACACGATTAACGGTAGCCGACAACTCTGGCGCGAAAAAAGTCATGTGCATTCGTGTTTTGGGAGGTACGTCTAAGCGATATGCTCATTTGGGCGATGAAATTATTGTTTCGGTCAAGGACGCTATTCCGGGTGGTGGCGTTAAAAAAGGCGATGTGGCTCGTGCCGTGGTGGTGCGTTTGCGTAAAGAAACTCGTCGCAAAGACGGATCATACATTCGTTTTGATGAAAATGCAGCTGTATTGATCAATAAAGATAAAGAGCCTACAGGGACTCGTATTTTCGGGCCCGTGGCGCGCGAATTGCGAGAAAAACAATTTATGAAAATTGTTTCACTCGCACCGGAAGTACTATAA
- the rplX gene encoding 50S ribosomal protein L24, producing the protein MHIKKNDTVQVISGIHKGKQGKVLKVFVDENRVIVEGINLRKKHIKPNQRNPQGGIQEKEASIHASKVMLVHNGQKTRVGHKHLEDGSKVRVARVTGEVVN; encoded by the coding sequence ATGCATATCAAAAAGAATGATACTGTGCAAGTGATCTCCGGAATTCATAAAGGCAAACAAGGCAAAGTGCTTAAAGTTTTTGTCGATGAAAACCGCGTGATTGTCGAAGGCATTAATTTACGTAAAAAACATATCAAGCCGAATCAGCGCAATCCTCAAGGTGGTATTCAAGAAAAAGAAGCGTCGATCCATGCCAGCAAAGTCATGTTGGTTCACAATGGACAAAAAACCCGTGTTGGCCACAAACACCTTGAAGACGGTAGCAAAGTGCGCGTTGCCCGGGTAACCGGCGAAGTCGTCAATTAG
- the rplE gene encoding 50S ribosomal protein L5 — protein MAKQEKTATKEKKEKKGGDGLAVAGKREAVDKNYKARLQAAYKDRVIPALMKKFTYKNLMQVPKLDKIVINMGVGQATQDPKLLDAAVHDLTLITGQKPALRKAKKAISNFKLRQGVPIACFVTLRHAAMYEFLDRLLNVAIPRIRDFKGVPDKSFDGRGNYTLGVKEQIIFPEIDVDKMDKVRGMDITIVTSAKTDEEAYELLKEFGMPFRKK, from the coding sequence ATGGCGAAGCAAGAAAAAACAGCGACAAAAGAGAAAAAAGAAAAAAAAGGCGGCGATGGTCTGGCCGTTGCAGGCAAACGTGAAGCTGTAGATAAAAATTACAAAGCGCGTTTACAGGCCGCTTATAAAGATCGCGTTATCCCTGCGCTAATGAAAAAGTTTACGTACAAAAATCTCATGCAAGTTCCCAAGTTGGACAAAATTGTCATCAACATGGGCGTGGGTCAGGCCACGCAGGATCCTAAATTACTTGACGCTGCCGTGCATGACTTGACATTGATTACCGGTCAGAAACCGGCATTGCGCAAAGCGAAAAAAGCCATCTCGAATTTCAAATTGCGTCAGGGAGTGCCCATTGCATGTTTTGTCACTCTAAGACATGCAGCCATGTATGAATTTCTCGATCGGTTGCTGAATGTGGCCATTCCGCGTATCCGCGATTTCAAAGGTGTACCGGACAAATCGTTTGACGGGCGTGGCAACTATACACTTGGTGTGAAAGAGCAGATTATCTTCCCGGAAATCGATGTTGACAAAATGGATAAAGTGCGCGGAATGGATATCACGATCGTGACTTCCGCCAAGACGGACGAAGAAGCGTATGAATTGCTCAAAGAATTCGGTATGCCGTTTAGGAAGAAATAA
- a CDS encoding type Z 30S ribosomal protein S14 → MATKAWVAKTKRTPKFSTRKVTRCKRCGRVRAYMRKFAICRICFRDLALNGEIPGVTKASW, encoded by the coding sequence TTGGCAACGAAAGCATGGGTTGCAAAAACCAAAAGGACTCCGAAATTTTCGACGCGTAAAGTGACGCGGTGCAAGCGCTGCGGACGTGTGCGTGCGTATATGCGCAAATTTGCCATTTGCAGAATTTGTTTCCGCGATCTGGCATTGAACGGAGAAATTCCGGGCGTTACCAAAGCTTCGTGGTAA